The following are encoded together in the Trichocoleus sp. FACHB-46 genome:
- a CDS encoding AAA-like domain-containing protein has product MNPILPSYSDYQVGGSLPLDATNYVTRQADQEFYEGLKAGEFCYVLNSRQMGKSSLRVRTMQRLKQEGYACAAIDITSIGAADTTVEQWYAGLIDYLVTDLNLYAQFDLNDWWQQQELLSPVQRFSKFISEVLLVLMPQSIVVFVDEIDSVLTLPFSQDDFFAVIRDCYNRRADQLAYNRLTFALIGVATPSDLIQDRRRTPFNIGRAIELMGFQLSEAQPLQFGLAERTTHSQAVLQAILDWTGGQPFLTQKLCKLVRQVETEIPVGSEAQWVAELVHSKVIDNWEAQDQPEHLRTIRDRLLYSGSQNTGRLLGLYQQILQQEGLTVDDSLEQMKLRLTGLVVKQQGQLQVYNQIYAAVFNATWLEEALAELRPYAESVTAWERAGRQDESRLLQGAALREAQVWAVGKSLSDLDYQFLRASEDLSKRAIQAALEAERQANQLLTHASEEAQQTLQAALEAEQRAKQTAQQTLAKARRRAIFVTSLGAAAMVVSLIVAFLASVNTTQANNKVKRATDQVQQVTQQATQAEQRAKQAKQQEAAAKQSIEFAKRERDIAK; this is encoded by the coding sequence TGGGGGAAGTTTACCGCTTGATGCGACTAACTATGTAACTCGGCAGGCTGACCAAGAGTTTTATGAAGGATTGAAGGCAGGCGAGTTCTGTTATGTCTTGAACTCGCGGCAAATGGGCAAGTCTAGCTTGCGTGTACGGACGATGCAGCGCTTGAAGCAAGAAGGCTATGCCTGTGCTGCGATCGACATCACTTCGATTGGGGCAGCGGACACAACGGTAGAACAGTGGTATGCCGGACTCATTGATTACTTAGTAACTGACTTAAACCTGTACGCTCAGTTTGATCTCAATGACTGGTGGCAGCAGCAAGAGTTACTCTCTCCGGTGCAACGCTTCAGCAAGTTTATTAGTGAAGTTTTGCTCGTGCTCATGCCCCAAAGCATTGTGGTGTTCGTCGATGAGATTGATAGTGTATTGACCCTACCCTTCAGTCAAGATGATTTTTTTGCGGTCATCCGGGACTGCTACAACCGCAGAGCTGATCAGCTTGCTTACAACCGCCTCACCTTTGCTTTGATTGGGGTGGCAACGCCTTCAGATTTAATCCAAGACCGCCGCCGGACACCGTTCAACATTGGTCGGGCCATTGAACTAATGGGGTTTCAACTCTCCGAAGCCCAACCCCTGCAATTCGGATTAGCTGAACGCACAACCCATTCCCAGGCAGTTCTCCAAGCCATTCTGGACTGGACTGGGGGACAGCCGTTTTTGACCCAAAAGCTGTGTAAGCTGGTGCGACAGGTGGAGACAGAGATCCCAGTTGGCAGTGAAGCCCAATGGGTGGCGGAGCTGGTGCATTCTAAGGTGATTGACAACTGGGAAGCTCAAGATCAGCCAGAGCATTTACGCACCATTCGCGATCGCCTCCTCTACAGTGGTAGCCAAAATACGGGACGCTTGTTGGGGCTGTATCAGCAGATTTTGCAGCAGGAAGGGCTAACAGTGGATGACAGCCTGGAGCAGATGAAGCTGCGCTTAACGGGTTTGGTGGTGAAGCAGCAGGGCCAGCTACAGGTTTATAACCAAATCTATGCTGCCGTGTTTAATGCTACCTGGCTAGAAGAGGCGCTGGCTGAGTTGCGTCCTTATGCAGAATCGGTTACGGCTTGGGAGAGGGCAGGACGGCAGGATGAGTCACGATTGCTGCAAGGGGCGGCACTGCGGGAAGCTCAAGTTTGGGCAGTCGGCAAAAGCTTGAGTGATTTAGACTACCAGTTTCTTAGAGCCAGCGAGGATTTGAGTAAGCGAGCGATCCAAGCAGCGCTGGAGGCAGAACGGCAAGCTAATCAACTGTTGACTCATGCCAGCGAGGAAGCCCAACAAACTCTGCAAGCAGCCCTAGAAGCAGAACAGCGAGCCAAGCAAACAGCTCAGCAAACCCTAGCAAAAGCTAGACGCCGAGCTATCTTTGTCACCAGCCTAGGAGCAGCTGCGATGGTAGTCTCGCTGATTGTGGCTTTTCTGGCAAGTGTGAACACCACTCAGGCCAATAACAAGGTCAAACGTGCCACGGACCAAGTACAGCAGGTCACTCAACAAGCGACGCAAGCAGAACAAAGAGCGAAGCAAGCCAAACAACAGGAAGCAGCAGCAAAGCAATCTATTGAATTCGCTAAACGAGAGCGCGACATCGCCAAATAG